In Miscanthus floridulus cultivar M001 chromosome 8, ASM1932011v1, whole genome shotgun sequence, the sequence GTACCAAAGTGTTTGCTGCCAGCCTCTTCCAAGTTTTTTTTTGAGGGATGCTGCCTCTTCCAAGGctatgtttagattgcaaatttttgcaatctggacactgtagcacgtttcgtttgtatttgacaaactttgtctgatcatggactaactaggctcaaaagattcatctcgtgatttacaactaaactatgtaattagttattttttttacctacatttaatgctccatacatatgTCTAAAAATTAATGTAATagaaagaaagtgaaaaaacttagaatttagagGTGATCGCCCAAGATCTTTGCACACACCACCTCCGACGAATAATTATGTCATcaccaagaaaaaaaaatcaccgAGCAGAAAACCGGCCAAGGCCGAGCAGGAGAGAGGAAGCAGATAACCCACCCAACCCAAAACCCCCTGGTGGAGTGGTGGTCTGGCTGCTGCTGCATTCGTGGTGCGCTGCGCTGCGGCGTGGTGGCccaatccaatccaatccaacCCAAATGCAATCTCTCGCGACTGGAGCTCGCTTCATGGCCATGGCACTATGGCAGTGAGTGAGTGCCGCAGGCCAGGCAGGCAGCGCCGCCGCGGCGCTTCACGGTGGAGGTGGGCGAGGGGAGGAATGGCGGCCGGCGGTTACGAGGAGGAGAACCATCCGCTGCGCATCTCCTCGATGCCTTGACGCACACATCTTTGCTTCCTCAAGGTCCTCCCTCCCTCTAACGCCCCGCCCCCAACTTGTACCTGCAGCGCGCGTGCGTCAAGCAAACCTGTGTAGATTTCTTAGCAAATTACCTTTTCTCTTTTTGATGAGAAATTTCCTGCAAGAAAATGCgtattccaaaaataaatttttttccTTTACGGCCCGTTCGGTTAGGCTTAATCCTGGCCGGAACTGTTCCTGGTGCTGCTTGGGTGTATAAAATACAGCAGCCTTCCTGGCCGGATCAATTCCAGGGCTCGATTCCGTGCAAACTGAACGTGAAATGATGGTACTTTTGAGCGGGCTCATGTAAGGAACTGGGAATCCCCACTTTGTTGACAAAGTTTCATTAGCTTGTATAGTGAGGCACAGTTTGTTCAGTCTTTAGTCTGTACATAATATCATTTCTGTGTTATCAGTGAAGGCATGTATATGACTGTTGATCTAAGCTATAGTAGTGCAGTAATTGGTAGCAATAGTGGCCCTGTAATTGATAACATTTGCCTTCTCGGTTTAACAGTTGTTAGGCCGACAACACCATTGAGTCCATCCTTGCCCTCAAAGGTCGTACAGGGAAACGACTTGTCAGGCCATCGAAGTCACAGTACTTATATATAGCGAGTTTTTGCCTTTATTGCCCGTCCCTACAATTAATTAGTGCTAAGGTTCTCCTTATTGTTTCATCTGCAAATAGATTTCGAATTTAAATGTTTGCTCACATCTTTTCAATTCAGAAAGCAGTGTTTGTAGTCGCCCAATCCTCTTCCTTAAGAATTGTAGGATAATATACACATGTTTCATTTGACACATGctatttatgttttctactaaTTTGTTATGTTCATTTGTGCCGATAGACTGTCGCCTCTCTTAGGGTTTTTCTGCAGTTGGTTTTAAAATAAGCAACACTAATATTAGGCCAAAATTTAAGACTGGCCCTCAAAGATTTTTTGTGGGAAAATAAAATGTAAATAAACACATAGACCATATGACCCTACAAGTAGTAGAAAGCAGTTATTTTTGTTCACGTACAAGATGTTACATGCCTATGTTATTTTCACTACATCTCCTAAGGCCGGCCAACCCTGATGATTATGGACACAATGTTCGCCCGTTTTCCACAATTTCCTTTTTCAGTTATCATCATTATTTTGACTGATGGAAGCGACATGCATGTACCTTGATTTTATGCCTTTTTTCTTCACAGAAGTAGATGCTGCCTTGAGACATGGCGGATTTGCAGACTCCTCTAGTGCGACCCAAAAGGAAGAAGGTTTTAGTGGACTACTTGGTGCGACTTCGATGGATTCCTGCTCTCTTTATAGCCCTTCCAATATCTGCGCTGATCTACTTCAGTGTCTTTGTGGGGAACACGTGGTCTGCCATGAAATCTGAGAAATGTCGACAGAAGGAACATGAGGAGAATATAAAGAGAGTCGTGAAGCGTCTTAAAGAGAGGAATCCAAAGAGGGATGGCCTTGTTTGCACTGCTAGGAAGCCATGGGTGGTCGTCAGTATGCGCAACGTAGACTACAAGCGTGCCAGACATTTTCAGGTTGACCTTTCTGCATTCAGGAACATTCTTGAGATTGACAAAGAGAGAATGGTTGCCAAGGTCGAGCCTCTTGTTAGCATGGGTCAGATAACTAAAGCTACCTGCCCGATGAATCTTTCGCTCGCTGTGGCTCCTGAGTTTGATGACCTTACCGTTGGTGGTCTGATAAATAGTTATGGAATTTCAGGGGGCTCTCACATCTATGGCCTCTTCTCTGACACGGTTGTCGCGATGGAGGTTGTTCTTGCAGATGGTCAGGTCGTGAGAGCTACCAAGGACAATGAGGACTCTGACCTTTTCTATGGCATGCCATGGTCTCAAGGCACAATCGGACTCCTCGTTTCAGCTGAGATCAAACTCATTCCCATCAAGGAATACATGAGGCTCACATATACTCCTGTCAGGGGGACCTTGAAGGAAATTGCAGAGGCTTATGCTGATTCTTTCGTGCCAAGGGACGGTGACCCTGCAAAGGTCCCTGACTTTGTAGAAGGGATGGTGTACTCATCCTCAGAGGGTGTGATGATGACCGGTGTTTATGCCTCGGaggaggaggcgaagaagaagggCAACAGGATCAACCGTGTAGGCTGGTGGTTTAAGCCCTGGTTCTACCAGTATGCTGAGACGGCTCTGAAGAAGGGTGAGTTCGTGGAGTACATCCCTACGAGAGAATACTACCATCGCCACACGAGGTCCCTGTACTGGGAAGGAAAACTGATCATACCGTTCGGGGACCAGTTCTGGTTCAGGTTCCTGCTTGGCTGGCTGATGCCACCAAAGATTTCCTTGCTCAAGATCACCCAGGGTGAAGCTATCAGGAACTACTACCATGACAACCACGTGATCCAAGACGTGCTGGTGCAGCTTCACAAAGTGAGCGACGCTCTTGAGTTTGCTCACCGTGAACTGGAGGTATAgtttcctctctttttttacCTCGCTGGTGGCTAGCCTAGAGTCTCTAGACCGTCCTCTTCAACTTGGTTGGGTTGGTATTCAGAATTTTGTTTTTTGATCTGATTTTAGGTTTACCCAGTGTGGCTGTGCCCGCATCGGCTGTACAAGCTTCCTGTGAAGACGATGGTGCACCCGGAACCAGGATTCGAGCAGCATCGCAGGAAAGGTGACACCAGCTACGCCCAAATGTTCACCGACGTTGGCTTCTACTACGCTCCCGCCTCTGTTCTACGGGGTGAGGAGTTCAACGGTGCTGAAGCCGTGCATAGGCTGGAGCAGTGGCTCATCAGGAACCACGGTTACCAGGCGCAGTATGCAGTGTCTGAGCTGAGCGAGAAGGACTTCTGGAGAATGTTTGATCCCTCTCACTACGAGCACTGCCGCCGCAAGTACGGCGCTGTAGGGACCTTCATGAGCGCCCACTACAAGTCCAAGAAAGGCAAAAAGAGTGAGGAGGAGGTGCTCGAAGCTGAAGCTGCCATCCTAGAACCTGCTGATGCTGATGCAGAGTGATATAACAGGCTTGACTTTGATTCCATTTCCATCCATCATGGCTACTCTACACATCCAGTTATGAACCATATATCCTTTCCCCTATAACTTGATGTGTGTTGTTGGAAGCTGTTGAATAATTTAAGGCTGTAACCACCTTTGGCTAAACAGTCACTCATTGATGGCAACATTCTGATAATACATTTAGTTGGAGTTTTTGCATTTGCATCTCTGCCTGTCAGGTTGGAATTGTATGTTGTGCcataaaatctttttttttttgcaatattCTGATAATATGTATAATTAAATCACTCTTCTGTAAGTTTGCTTGCCAAACTATAATTGTGATAATAATTAAACCCTGCGTGTTGCCAAATCTCTGCACACCTTTTTTCTGTAAGTTTGCCTGCCAGAACATGCGCATGCAGTCATCAGCTGAATCTTATTCCAGGATGCTACTTGTAATATGCATATTTGGATCATGCGTTCCTGAACATCAAGCAGCTCATTCTGAGTCTAGTTTTTTCCTGTAACCTTTGCATTTGGTTTCACCTCTTCTTGCTGCAAAAAAAGTGGCAGTGCTACTgcctttttttttagaaaaaaggtCTGAAGGTGAAGCTTTGTAATTTTGTTCAGAGAAGAGATTTGAGCTTTGACTATCCCTCCTGTATCAGCCCTCGGCCGTAACAGTACGGTCAGGCCCATCTGTCAGCGAATGTGGACAGGCCCACACCGAGCCATACCCACTCACGCTCGCTCACGCACCGTGATAGCAAATGGCGGGAAGCAGGGATTCATTTCCCGCGCTTTTCCCCGGTCTCCCGCCAGTTTGCTCCGCCTTTAGGACTCCGCTCCCTTGAGATCCCCTCCCATCGATCCTCTCATCTGCCCACCCGCAAGCCGTtcagccgccgccgcggccgctcgTGACCGGAAAGATGATGCCGTCGAGCCAACCCGACTTCTCGCCGTCACAGCTCACCTCCTCCCAGAATGCCGCCGCCGACTCCACCACGCCTTCCAAGGTCCTCTCTTCCACTCGCCGCGGGGACTCCCTCTTTTGCTTTCTTCAACCTCAATCCGTCGGTTCCCTTAGCCATGGACTTGCCTgacttgtgtgattggatttgtCAGATGCGCGGGGCGTCCAGTACCATGCCGCTCACCGTGAAGCAGGTCGTCGACGCGCAGCAATCTGGCACCGGCgagaagggcgctccgttcgtcgtGGATGGCGTCGAGATGGCTAACGTACGCGGCCCTAGATTCGATACTCCTCTTCCCCTGTGCTATGCATTTCACAGCCTTTCCTCCTCTTCGTCGTGCTTTGATTCGTTGACATGGACATGTTCTCGCCGTTAATTCGTCAGCCGCGGTTCCCTTTTCAGATTCGACTTGTGGGGATGGTCAACGGCAAGGTGGAACGGACGACCGATGTGACATTCACGCTCGATGATGGCACCGGCCGCCTCGATTTCATCAGATGGTGAGCCTACCGTAATACTGCTTGTTTGGTTCTCT encodes:
- the LOC136475216 gene encoding delta(24)-sterol reductase-like, whose product is MADLQTPLVRPKRKKVLVDYLVRLRWIPALFIALPISALIYFSVFVGNTWSAMKSEKCRQKEHEENIKRVVKRLKERNPKRDGLVCTARKPWVVVSMRNVDYKRARHFQVDLSAFRNILEIDKERMVAKVEPLVSMGQITKATCPMNLSLAVAPEFDDLTVGGLINSYGISGGSHIYGLFSDTVVAMEVVLADGQVVRATKDNEDSDLFYGMPWSQGTIGLLVSAEIKLIPIKEYMRLTYTPVRGTLKEIAEAYADSFVPRDGDPAKVPDFVEGMVYSSSEGVMMTGVYASEEEAKKKGNRINRVGWWFKPWFYQYAETALKKGEFVEYIPTREYYHRHTRSLYWEGKLIIPFGDQFWFRFLLGWLMPPKISLLKITQGEAIRNYYHDNHVIQDVLVQLHKVSDALEFAHRELEVYPVWLCPHRLYKLPVKTMVHPEPGFEQHRRKGDTSYAQMFTDVGFYYAPASVLRGEEFNGAEAVHRLEQWLIRNHGYQAQYAVSELSEKDFWRMFDPSHYEHCRRKYGAVGTFMSAHYKSKKGKKSEEEVLEAEAAILEPADADAE